A segment of the Candidatus Cloacimonadota bacterium genome:
CCGGGCATGCCGATCACGCGTTTGACCACGTTTTTGCGGGCATAGTAGGTGATGTGGAAAAAGGTCATGGGAAACTTGGCAAAGGTTTGGGATTTATTGAGATAGATGGGATGAAAGAGTTTGATGAAGTTGCCCTGGAAATCCGGATGTTCGGGTGTGCCTTCCTCCAGTTTGGGAAAGCGGAAGGTGACGATGTCCTCGCGTTTGGGATCGGCGAAGAAATATTTCAGCTTGTTGGCCACCAGGTAATCGCCGGTGAGCAGGGTTTTTTCCATCGAGGGCGAGGGGATCATGAAATTCTGGAAAGTGTAGTTGCGGATGATCATGGCCACCACGAAGGCAAAGAGGATGGCCTCGATCCAGTCCTGCAGCCAGGGTTTGCGGCGGCGGTACTTTTTTCCCTCCGGAACGGGCGTGATCGTGTAGGCGGGCTCTTTGTATTCCTGTTTGCGGGCTTTGGCCTTGATAATGTTTCGCTCTTTCATCGTATCCTTCACAATAGCTGATATCCGCCCCAGTTTTGCAGCCGGCCGCTTTTGTCAAGCAGGAAATTGCCGGCCGCCTGTTTTGCCGGCGCGGCGTTTAAAAGGCCAGCATCAGCAGGGCTTCGATGTCCGCGGCGCTGAATTTCACGATCCTGCCCACCCCGCGTGAAAGCAGGATGATGTCGCGTAGCTGGGAAAGCTGGTTTTCGTGGAAGCCAAGGTCGCGCAGGCTGGTGGCGGAGCCCCAGGCTTCGATCTGGTCGCGAAAGCGGCGCAGGGCGCGGGACACGCTGTCGGCTCCGTGCACGTTTTGGGCCCAGTATTCAAAGCGGGCGGGCTGTTTTTCGCTCACATACTCGATCCAGGCGGGAAAGATCACGCCAAGGCCCTCGCCGTGGGCGATACGGGGGTCCAGCACGGAAAAAGCGTGCTCGATGCTGTGGCAGGCCCAATCGCCCCCCTGCAGGCCGGCGCCGCTGATGCCGTTGAGCGCCAGGGTGGCGCTCCAGGCCAGGCTGGAACGGGCCGCGAGGTCGGCAGGGTCCTGTTGCAGCCGGTTGGTGGCGGTGGTGATGGTCTTCAGCAGGGCCGCGTCGATGGCGCGGGTGGTTTGCGCGGGCCCGTCCATGAAAAAGTATTCCAGAATGTGCGCGGTGGCGTCCAGGGCGCCGTTCACCGTCTGGCGCCAGGGCAGGCTTGTCTGCGCGGCTGGATCGATTATGGATACGCGCGGATAGAGCAGCGGCGAGCTGATGCTCCATTTCTTTTTTTCTTCGGTATTGGTGATCACGGCGTTGCCGTTCATCTCGCTGCCGGTGGCGGAAAGGGTGAGCACGGTGAAAACGGGCAGGGCCTTGTTTATTCTTTCCCGGCCGGAAAAGGCGTTCCAGACATCCTGCAGGTGGAAACCCGCCGCGGTGGCTTTGGCGCTGTCGATCACGCTGCCTCCACCCACGGCCAGAATGGCGTCCACCTGTTCGGCTTGGGCCAGGGCGATGAGTTCGCGCACCTTGTCCAAAGTGGGATTGGCCTGCACGCCCCAGGCTTCGGTCCAGTCGATCTGGCTGGCCCGGAGGCTGTCACAAACCTGCTGATGCACTCCGTTGGCACGAATGGAGCCACCGCCGGCAACCAGCAGGCACTTGCGCGCGCCGGCCTCTTTGAGCTCCGGCCCGATCCGCTCTATCATCCCCGCTCCAAAATGGATCCGGGTGGGGTTGTGAAAACTGAAGGAATCCATGTCTGCTCCTTAATCTATTGCACCGTTCCAAATGCTGTTCCGGTTACTGATATACTAAGGGCAAAGCGGTTTCTGGCAAGCTGAAAAGAGCTTCCGCCGGCGACGGGGCGCAGGTGGATCCCTGCCGGGGCGGGATCAGAGTTCCAGAACTTCCTCGTGCATTTTGCCGGGCTGCAGATAGCGCAGCTGGCGAAGTTCCAGTTCGTAAAGGCGGAAATCCGGGTCGGCGGCATCCTTCCAGTAAGCGTAGATGAAGGGCGCGAAATCCGCTATCTCCCGCCTGAGATCGTCCACCCGGAGCAACCTGCCCCGGCCCCGCAAGTAGCCGGAACCGGCTTCCGCAGAGTAATACAGGCAGAATTCCGCGTTGGGGTTGGCGGCGATCTGGGCGCTCTTGTTGTCCGTGGAACCGGTGGCCAGAAAGAGCCGGCGCCCTTTGGCGATCAGGGTCATGGGCCGCAGGCGCGGCTCGTTGCCTGCGCAGGTGGCCAGGTGGACCATCTGCGTGGGTTTCAGGGTGTCGAGGATGCTGATGTTCATGATCTCTCCCAATGTGGGTTAAGCCTGCGCGGCCGCCCGTCGCTGTCAAGCGAATCTTCTTCCGAACATATTGCTTGACATTCGCGGCGGCCGGGGAGAAAAGGTGAAATTGTTGAAATATACTTGCCAGGAGACGCCCGTGCCCCGTATCATCTGCCTCGCCATCCTGCTGCTGAGCCTCAGCGGCCTGGGTTCCGTGATCACGGAAGTGGGCTCTTTGCGTGGATTTCTGTATGGCTCGGAGCCCGCCTGCGGCTACGACAACTGGGTGAGCCACATCTCCGAGGGCCAGGTGTCCGGGCTGAACGTTTACGCGCCCTGGGAAGAGCAGAACAACTCTTTTGGCGATTACCTCATCCCCACCGAGGCTGAGCTGTACCTCTGGGGGCTGGTGGTGGAAGACTTTCTGGCTTTGGATCTGGACAGCGCGCAGGCCAAGATCAGACATTATGGTTTCCGCTATCAGGTGGTGAATTTCCAGGACCTGGACAGCGGCCGCAACCTCTTGATGCTGAGGGAGTTTCTGAACGACGACATCGATACCAACGGCACCGCCGACCCCGCGGATGACGAGATCGGCAGTTTCGACCATGGCTGGGGCCTCTACCTATATGATCCCTGGTCCAGCCGCCCCATCGTGATCACCGCGCCGCATCCCTGCGACGACTACCCCACGCCGGTGTTCTCGCTGGAAGCCTTTTACAAGCTGGACGCGCGCTTCCTGCTGATCGCCGGCGCCGGCCGCGAGGTTGCCTACTTTCCTCCCTACAACAGCAACAACCAGTCGATCAGCGATCCCTCGCGCTGCGCAAATCATGCCTTCAACGTCTTCTACCAGCACGCCTGCGAGCAGATCCGCGGCCTCACCGATAAAACGGAATTTTCGCTGCAAATCCATTCTTACGACTGGTACAAATACCAGGGTCGGCCCAACGTGATGCTTTCCGCTGGAAACGGGCGTAATTGGCCGGCCTTGCCCCTCCGCGACAATTCCCGCGCCCGGCACGACCTGATCAACCACACGCCCTGGCTGGTGCATCCCGCCAATTCCCTGGGCGAACACAACGAGGTGGACATCCTCGATTTTTACTGTGTGAACCAGTCCTCATCCGATCCGGTCATCTATCTGCATGACGGCGAGAGCGTTACGCTGCCCTACAACTCGGACCTGCCGGGAGCGGAATTCAACCGGCAGATGCTCTTCACACAGCAGCAAAATCTCTACGATGTCTATTCGCCCTTTCTGCATGTGGAGATGGATGAACTGCCCAAGTGCTATGACCTGGAAACCGGCTGGTGGAACTGGTTTTACGGCTATGATTACGAAACCGGAACCTGGGACACGTCCCAGCGTTACGCCCGCTTCACGGAGTTCTTCAACCCCTGGCTGGACGCGCTGCACGCGGTGATCGACAGCATGCTGATCCTGGATGACGGCACGGGGCCTACAAATCCGGAAAACCTCCGTCTGACCTCGCTTTACGGTAACGAAGCCGAGATCGGCTGGGACCGCAGCTACAGCTACGATTTCGACAGCTATGTGCTGAACCTGCGCTGGGAGCAGGACGGAGCCTGGCAAAGCCGGGTGCTCGACCGCCACACCAACTCTGAACTGGCCTGGCAGAACCGCAAGACATTCAGCCTGAATCTTGGCGCAGGCGAGCGCCTTTACTATCTAAGCGTGCAAGCCCGGGACAAACACGGAAATCACAGCCCCCGCAGCCGGGAACTAAAGATCTGGAAACTGGGTACACCCATCACGGAATTCACGGCCACCGCCGGAGACGGGGTGATTGACCTGAATTTCGCCGCCAATAACAGCAGCGCGCTGGGCTTCAACATTCACCGGGCTGAGGGTAACGCGGGTCCTGAATTGATCGCATCCTGGGCCTGGAACCTGGGCCTGCGGCCAAACCCGGAAGGGATTTACAGCTATCAGGACACCCTGCTCTGCAACGGCGGGATCTACCACTATCAGGTCAGCGCGGAATATGTGGGAGATTATGAGGCATATTACTGGCAGACGCAGAGCGTGAGCCCCAATCCCCTGTGGTCGCTGATCCTGAGCGATATTGACCACTTGCAGAACAAAACCTTCAGTTTCGGAGGCAACCCCCTGGCGCTGGACGGCTCCGATCCCCTGGACCAGTATGAGGCGTCTGGTTCGGGGCAGTTGAAGCTGGGAACCTTTCTGCGGCCGGAGAACGATTATATGATCTTCACGCGGGATGTTCGCGCCGCCTTTGATCCCAATGCCGGTTGCAAACGCTGGGACCTCAGCTGCCGCAGCCAGCACACCGGCATGTTGCTGCATCTGGCCGCGGATGAAGCGCTGCTGCTGGCCGGCGACGACCTTCTGCTCCACGACGTCCAGAGAGACCGCTGGCACGATCTGCGCTCGGGGGCTTACAGCTGGCTGAACACCCAGACCGGCTGGCAGGATTTCCAGCTGCATTGGGGCAAACAACCGCCCCGGGTGTCCTTCAATCCCGCGCCGGACCTTTTCGTTTGGCAGGGGGATGAATTGAACCTGCACTACGAGGTGCTCAACCGCCAGCGGGTGGAAAGCGTTGACCTCTGGCTCTGCGCGGAACATGATTCCCTGGCCCTGGGCTCGGGCCTGCCACCGCAGATCACCGACTGGCCCTGGCTCGCGCAGGAACTGATCAGCGGCGCCCGCCTGCTGGTGCTGCTGCATCTAACCGACGGTGGCACACTGCTGCAATATTCCAGCCAGCGCTTCAGCATCCTGCCCCAAAACATTGTCTATCAGCAAACTCCGGGCTACAGCCTGCTCAGTTTCCCCCAGGCCGGGTCCTGTCTGCCGGTCAGCGAATTTCTGGGTGGTTCCGCCACCGCCTGGATCTGGGGAGCGGACGCCCAGTGGCAGCCACAAACGAGCCTGAACGGCACGCAGGGCTTCCTGGTCCGCCATCCGCAGGCCTTCCAGGTTTCGCTGCCGGTGCAAATACCCACCGCGCCCATATCCCTGAACCTGCATCAGGGCTGGAATCTGCTGGCCAATCCCCATTATCACAGCCACCAGCTTAAAAACCTGGTTTTCAGCCACGACGGCAGCCAGAAAAGCTACGCGCAGATGGTGGCCGAAAACTTGCTCACACCGGGAGCCCAGCTCCACGACCAAGCCGGCTTCAGGATAGCGGACGCGATCCCGCCTGGCGCGGCGGCCTTTGTGCATTACATTTCAAGCGCGCCCTGCGCGGTAACATTCGATCCCCAATATTATACGGGAGAAGCCCTGAATCCACCCCCGCAATGGAGCGTATCCTTAAGCATCTCAGATGGATACAACTCCGGAGACGCGGTGCAACTGGGTACCGCCGACCTGAGCAGCGAAGCTTATGACCCCACCTTC
Coding sequences within it:
- the lepB gene encoding signal peptidase I, which translates into the protein MKERNIIKAKARKQEYKEPAYTITPVPEGKKYRRRKPWLQDWIEAILFAFVVAMIIRNYTFQNFMIPSPSMEKTLLTGDYLVANKLKYFFADPKREDIVTFRFPKLEEGTPEHPDFQGNFIKLFHPIYLNKSQTFAKFPMTFFHITYYARKNVVKRVIGMPGDIVEVRDKLVYVNGKEFTRGYECYDIPIPSPPESPTRIMPHRYAEGQDDGYITQHDWYEPYRAPADSLKGIPARKLYNRDWFGPIKVPAGKYFVLGDNRDLSEDSRYWGFLDRKDITGTPWLIFFSKGIEYNKLFDVPHVRWDRMFRFARTPQAPKTSG
- a CDS encoding iron-containing alcohol dehydrogenase translates to MDSFSFHNPTRIHFGAGMIERIGPELKEAGARKCLLVAGGGSIRANGVHQQVCDSLRASQIDWTEAWGVQANPTLDKVRELIALAQAEQVDAILAVGGGSVIDSAKATAAGFHLQDVWNAFSGRERINKALPVFTVLTLSATGSEMNGNAVITNTEEKKKWSISSPLLYPRVSIIDPAAQTSLPWRQTVNGALDATAHILEYFFMDGPAQTTRAIDAALLKTITTATNRLQQDPADLAARSSLAWSATLALNGISGAGLQGGDWACHSIEHAFSVLDPRIAHGEGLGVIFPAWIEYVSEKQPARFEYWAQNVHGADSVSRALRRFRDQIEAWGSATSLRDLGFHENQLSQLRDIILLSRGVGRIVKFSAADIEALLMLAF
- a CDS encoding pyridoxamine 5'-phosphate oxidase family protein, with amino-acid sequence MNISILDTLKPTQMVHLATCAGNEPRLRPMTLIAKGRRLFLATGSTDNKSAQIAANPNAEFCLYYSAEAGSGYLRGRGRLLRVDDLRREIADFAPFIYAYWKDAADPDFRLYELELRQLRYLQPGKMHEEVLEL
- a CDS encoding T9SS type A sorting domain-containing protein gives rise to the protein MPRIICLAILLLSLSGLGSVITEVGSLRGFLYGSEPACGYDNWVSHISEGQVSGLNVYAPWEEQNNSFGDYLIPTEAELYLWGLVVEDFLALDLDSAQAKIRHYGFRYQVVNFQDLDSGRNLLMLREFLNDDIDTNGTADPADDEIGSFDHGWGLYLYDPWSSRPIVITAPHPCDDYPTPVFSLEAFYKLDARFLLIAGAGREVAYFPPYNSNNQSISDPSRCANHAFNVFYQHACEQIRGLTDKTEFSLQIHSYDWYKYQGRPNVMLSAGNGRNWPALPLRDNSRARHDLINHTPWLVHPANSLGEHNEVDILDFYCVNQSSSDPVIYLHDGESVTLPYNSDLPGAEFNRQMLFTQQQNLYDVYSPFLHVEMDELPKCYDLETGWWNWFYGYDYETGTWDTSQRYARFTEFFNPWLDALHAVIDSMLILDDGTGPTNPENLRLTSLYGNEAEIGWDRSYSYDFDSYVLNLRWEQDGAWQSRVLDRHTNSELAWQNRKTFSLNLGAGERLYYLSVQARDKHGNHSPRSRELKIWKLGTPITEFTATAGDGVIDLNFAANNSSALGFNIHRAEGNAGPELIASWAWNLGLRPNPEGIYSYQDTLLCNGGIYHYQVSAEYVGDYEAYYWQTQSVSPNPLWSLILSDIDHLQNKTFSFGGNPLALDGSDPLDQYEASGSGQLKLGTFLRPENDYMIFTRDVRAAFDPNAGCKRWDLSCRSQHTGMLLHLAADEALLLAGDDLLLHDVQRDRWHDLRSGAYSWLNTQTGWQDFQLHWGKQPPRVSFNPAPDLFVWQGDELNLHYEVLNRQRVESVDLWLCAEHDSLALGSGLPPQITDWPWLAQELISGARLLVLLHLTDGGTLLQYSSQRFSILPQNIVYQQTPGYSLLSFPQAGSCLPVSEFLGGSATAWIWGADAQWQPQTSLNGTQGFLVRHPQAFQVSLPVQIPTAPISLNLHQGWNLLANPHYHSHQLKNLVFSHDGSQKSYAQMVAENLLTPGAQLHDQAGFRIADAIPPGAAAFVHYISSAPCAVTFDPQYYTGEALNPPPQWSVSLSISDGYNSGDAVQLGTADLSSEAYDPTFDLPKAPAFPDLSYRLALRLPDPQSGATHVLQSEYRGLYPFYNQAEKLWDIQLELSDQRPLRLEWENSCLPQGYSAELALFGQSFTLQQGQAWWIDPPAAGTHFGQIRIRNHDPERPNACKSYQIGIYPNPFRDGLRIDLSAVKTTQLSGAVYNLRGQKVRDLGNLAIGEAALSWDGRNSRGENLPAGIYLLRIKADTGSQTLRLVKY